A window of the Candidatus Abyssobacteria bacterium SURF_5 genome harbors these coding sequences:
- a CDS encoding XRE family transcriptional regulator — MQKSPFTNKYNKFRKLLIEARKKSGLTQKEVAEKLSRPQSFVSKYERGERRLDVVEFLEIAKALEISLFSFFRKLEEDTRQQ; from the coding sequence ATGCAAAAATCTCCTTTCACAAACAAATACAACAAGTTCCGCAAGCTCCTGATTGAGGCGCGGAAAAAATCCGGACTTACTCAAAAGGAGGTGGCGGAAAAGTTGTCGCGCCCGCAATCCTTCGTCTCGAAATATGAGCGAGGCGAACGAAGGCTTGACGTGGTGGAATTTCTCGAAATCGCAAAGGCGCTTGAGATTTCGCTCTTTAGCTTCTTCAGAAAACTTGAAGAAGACACCCGACAGCAATAA